The Heterodontus francisci isolate sHetFra1 chromosome 13, sHetFra1.hap1, whole genome shotgun sequence genome includes a region encoding these proteins:
- the vip gene encoding VIP peptides, with amino-acid sequence MVIRFSSHFVTLFALLNVLFSRGSGFPALGTYSNLRLGNTVGFDGQSSEDQSQSPVKADSDIYQSPLTDSDKLYYQLSAGIPRTTRHADGLFTSGYSKLLGQLSARRYLESLIGKRVSALDEQIPVKRHSDAVFTDNYSRIRKQMAVKKYINSLLAGKRSQEELNSANLSDTAPLVENYDSVTVDEFLSQIPALNL; translated from the exons ATGGTGATCAGGTTCAGCTCCCATTTCGTGACTCTTTTCGCTCTCCTTAATGTTCTCTTCTCCCGAGGATCAGGGTTCCCGGCGCTTGGAACCTACTCGAACTTGAG ACTGGGAAATACTGTTGGGTTCGATGGACAGTCCAGTGAGGATCAGTCACAATCACCAGTAAAAGCCGATAGTGACATTTACCAAAGCCCCTTGACTGACAGTGACAAGCTCTATTACCAGTTGTCAGCAGGCATTCCGAG AACGACGCGACATGCAGATGGACTTTTCACCAGCGGGTACAGCAAACTGCTGGGCCAATTATCTGCCAGGAGATATCTAGAATCACTGATAGGAAAAAGAGTCAG TGCACTGGATGAGCAGATTCCAGTCAAACGCCACTCCGATGCTGTCTTTACTGACAACTACAGCCGGATTCGGAAACAGATGGCAGTGAAAAAATACATCAACAGCTTATTGGCTGGCAAAAGAAG CCAAGAAGAACTAAACTCGGCCAATCTCTCAGACACGGCCCCACTTGTTGAGAATTATGACAGTGTGACGGTTGATGAGTTTTTGAGTCAGATTCCAGCTTTG aatcTCTGA